One part of the Bacteroidia bacterium genome encodes these proteins:
- a CDS encoding DJ-1/PfpI family protein has protein sequence MKNLLILTGDGGESYETLYAKHRFEEAGYTATIAAPKKKLLNLVIHDFEPGWDTYVERKGYYVESDISIADAKAEDYTAILIIGGRAPEFLRNDPQVVALVQAFNEQEKFIFAICHGIQVLTTAGLVKDKKVTCYEHVKFEVTSCGGTFIGKDEAVRDGRVVTGQTWQSHPDFYRLVFQALNE, from the coding sequence ATGAAAAATCTACTAATACTCACAGGTGATGGGGGAGAAAGTTATGAAACCCTCTATGCCAAACATCGTTTTGAAGAAGCCGGATATACGGCTACGATTGCTGCCCCTAAAAAGAAGTTACTCAATTTGGTCATCCATGACTTTGAGCCTGGTTGGGATACTTATGTAGAGCGTAAAGGGTATTATGTGGAAAGTGATATCAGTATTGCCGACGCAAAAGCAGAAGATTATACAGCCATCCTGATCATCGGTGGTCGAGCCCCTGAATTTCTACGGAATGACCCTCAAGTCGTAGCCCTGGTTCAGGCATTCAATGAACAGGAAAAATTCATTTTTGCTATCTGCCATGGAATTCAGGTATTGACGACTGCTGGCCTGGTCAAGGACAAAAAGGTTACCTGCTACGAGCACGTCAAATTTGAAGTTACCTCTTGTGGAGGAACCTTTATTGGCAAAGATGAAGCTGTGCGTGATGGTAGGGTAGTTACCGGTCAAACCTGGCAATCACATCCTGATTTTTATCGCCTGGTTTTTCAGGCCCTTAATGAATAG
- a CDS encoding NADPH:quinone reductase, protein MKAASFEAFGPASEVIHIGEWEKPEPGPGEVLVRIKASGVNPSDVKKRAGSAPGLLDNGPVIPHSDGSGIIEAVGQGVSMARVGERVWTYNAQYGRSHGTAAEYVCIPESTAVWMPDNIDFETGACLGIPAMTAHRCVFADGSVKGKTVLVTGGAGRVGNYAIQLAKADGATVIATAGSETSSKACFDAGADQVISHPFAGTPEEIMLVNEGEKVDRVVEGEFGLNLPFILDSIKISGTIATYASMEDKNPSIPFYQLMYNDISIRFVIVYAMPDHAKEEAMEDITALLSADRLIHRVADTYPLEEIATAHEKIESGLVRGCVVVTC, encoded by the coding sequence ATGAAAGCTGCCTCCTTTGAAGCCTTTGGCCCTGCATCAGAAGTAATACATATTGGCGAGTGGGAAAAGCCCGAACCCGGGCCGGGAGAAGTGCTTGTTCGCATAAAAGCTTCTGGCGTGAATCCTTCCGATGTAAAAAAACGGGCTGGTTCAGCTCCTGGTTTACTGGATAATGGTCCGGTTATTCCTCATAGTGATGGTTCTGGTATCATAGAGGCAGTTGGACAAGGAGTATCTATGGCAAGGGTAGGGGAAAGGGTATGGACCTACAATGCGCAGTATGGCCGCTCTCATGGAACAGCTGCAGAATATGTGTGTATCCCGGAGAGTACAGCAGTTTGGATGCCTGATAATATTGATTTTGAAACAGGAGCTTGCCTGGGAATTCCTGCTATGACTGCTCACCGATGTGTATTTGCCGATGGTTCTGTAAAGGGAAAAACGGTACTGGTTACCGGCGGTGCAGGAAGAGTGGGTAATTATGCGATTCAGCTGGCAAAGGCTGATGGCGCAACCGTGATTGCCACAGCGGGGAGTGAGACCAGCAGCAAGGCATGTTTTGATGCAGGAGCAGATCAGGTGATCTCACACCCTTTTGCAGGTACTCCCGAGGAAATTATGTTGGTGAATGAAGGAGAAAAAGTAGACAGAGTAGTTGAAGGGGAATTTGGCCTGAATCTTCCCTTTATCCTGGATTCCATAAAAATAAGTGGAACTATTGCTACTTATGCATCTATGGAGGATAAGAATCCATCTATTCCCTTCTATCAGCTCATGTACAATGACATTAGCATTCGCTTTGTAATTGTCTATGCCATGCCAGATCATGCCAAAGAAGAAGCGATGGAAGATATCACGGCACTCTTGAGTGCAGATAGACTGATTCATCGGGTAGCAGATACTTATCCCTTAGAAGAAATTGCTACGGCACATGAGAAAATAGAATCTGGCCTGGTAAGGGGATGTGTAGTAGTGACTTGTTAA
- a CDS encoding zinc-binding dehydrogenase encodes MKAFVIEEYGPIEVLQMKEVPDPEAREGWVLIDIKAFGLNRSELYTRQGHSGEAVTVPRVLGIECVGVVLDGGNTDLKPGQKVAAAMGNMGRLYDGGYAEKTLIPRSNVFPFESNLDWEILGALPESYLTAWGVIHEAIDLKANTSLLIRGGTSSVGLAAASIARDMGCTVFATTRKEAKRKVLQAAGVDQILIDQGSVEKEIKKILPEGVAGVVELVGIESTIMDCLKSTAPKGTVGMVGFRGNVWDYKFFPWMPSTVKLTLYSSETLHTEYATPVMQTIVDKVASGTYLPNIHEVFPFEKLRDAHYTMENNLAAGKLVIKL; translated from the coding sequence ATGAAAGCCTTTGTAATCGAAGAATATGGACCGATTGAGGTGCTTCAGATGAAAGAAGTTCCTGACCCAGAAGCCAGAGAAGGCTGGGTGCTAATAGATATAAAAGCATTTGGGCTAAACCGCAGTGAATTATATACACGACAAGGACATTCGGGAGAAGCTGTTACAGTGCCTCGAGTCTTGGGAATAGAGTGTGTAGGAGTAGTACTTGATGGAGGGAATACCGACCTGAAGCCCGGACAAAAGGTCGCAGCGGCCATGGGAAATATGGGAAGACTATATGATGGTGGCTATGCGGAAAAGACCCTGATCCCTCGAAGCAATGTGTTTCCCTTTGAGTCAAATCTGGATTGGGAGATATTAGGTGCCTTGCCAGAAAGCTATCTTACCGCCTGGGGAGTGATTCATGAAGCCATAGACTTGAAAGCCAATACTTCTTTACTGATTCGTGGGGGAACTTCATCTGTGGGGCTAGCAGCAGCCTCCATAGCTCGTGATATGGGATGTACTGTTTTTGCAACTACTCGAAAAGAAGCTAAAAGAAAAGTACTGCAAGCTGCTGGAGTTGATCAAATTCTTATAGACCAGGGTTCTGTAGAAAAAGAAATCAAGAAAATACTTCCTGAAGGAGTAGCGGGTGTTGTAGAATTGGTGGGAATAGAAAGTACGATCATGGATTGTCTGAAATCAACCGCTCCCAAGGGAACAGTAGGAATGGTGGGTTTTCGGGGAAATGTCTGGGATTACAAATTTTTCCCCTGGATGCCCTCAACGGTCAAGCTCACCCTCTATAGTAGCGAGACCTTGCATACAGAGTATGCTACTCCTGTAATGCAAACGATCGTTGATAAGGTTGCATCAGGCACATATTTGCCTAATATTCATGAAGTTTTCCCTTTTGAGAAATTGAGAGATGCACACTATACCATGGAGAATAATTTGGCTGCCGGGAAATTGGTCATAAAGCTTTAG
- a CDS encoding C1 family peptidase: MKKGSILLVLAFAISPLLQAQIPLKGGLLFDDESYYKVPYAKDYLSTLTQTKLASSVSLKAYAPDPKDQGSYNNCVGWASAYAARSIMEARKQGWTDRGKINKNAFAPGFIYKLIAPKQSCYEPTSIEHALQVMQKTGAAKFSAVEQICPKSLSRVAYASASRYKIADYQRLFYYKEPAQQKVMAIKKSLADGLPVIVGMRCTPSFENADGYDVWKVRESRNTRNYYGHAMCIVAFDDHKYGGAFQIMNSWGKRWGNKGFIWVRYSDFSNFVKYAFIMHPKKATGSSYMTKSN, translated from the coding sequence ATGAAAAAAGGTAGCATACTCCTTGTATTAGCATTTGCGATTTCCCCATTACTCCAGGCTCAAATTCCTCTCAAAGGCGGACTCCTTTTTGATGACGAAAGTTATTATAAGGTTCCATACGCCAAGGATTACCTTTCAACTTTAACGCAAACCAAACTAGCATCCTCGGTCTCTCTCAAGGCCTATGCTCCTGATCCTAAAGATCAAGGTTCTTATAATAATTGCGTGGGCTGGGCAAGTGCCTATGCGGCTCGCAGTATTATGGAAGCTCGAAAACAGGGCTGGACCGATCGAGGAAAAATCAACAAAAATGCCTTTGCTCCCGGCTTCATTTACAAACTCATTGCTCCCAAGCAATCCTGTTATGAGCCGACATCTATAGAGCATGCCCTGCAAGTGATGCAAAAGACAGGCGCAGCCAAATTTTCGGCAGTAGAACAAATCTGCCCTAAATCCCTGAGTAGAGTGGCCTATGCATCTGCCTCTCGTTACAAAATTGCCGATTACCAACGCCTGTTTTACTACAAAGAACCGGCACAGCAAAAAGTAATGGCCATCAAAAAATCTCTGGCTGATGGCTTACCAGTAATTGTTGGTATGCGTTGTACCCCCAGTTTTGAAAATGCGGACGGATATGATGTATGGAAAGTCAGAGAATCGCGAAATACCCGCAATTATTATGGTCATGCGATGTGTATAGTCGCTTTCGATGATCATAAATACGGAGGTGCTTTTCAAATCATGAATAGTTGGGGGAAACGCTGGGGCAATAAAGGCTTTATTTGGGTGAGGTACTCAGACTTTAGCAATTTTGTCAAATATGCCTTTATCATGCATCCCAAAAAGGCTACGGGTTCCTCCTATATGACGAAGAGCAATTAG
- a CDS encoding alpha/beta hydrolase, translating into MIWLLGVILPFLFLLIIYLLGPKPEAPQYDLDLPKLPSHLFEISEEIAAREADIDNIRPDNEARIIWSDVQAEKTEYAIVYLHGFSASLGDGDPVHKAFAEYFSCNLYLPRLHAHGLTSEEPLLDFQQEEFLKSAVEAFAVGKRIGEKVILMGTSTGASIALYLAAHFPDIHGLILLSPNVELFDKKTWLLSRPWGLQIARMVLRDKYRRSETKEDKQSPYWDNFYRLEAAVQLKSMIEHTMSAKIFKGVKQPCFVGYYYKNEEEQDKTVSVPHILSMYESLGTDPEWKRLRNFPEAGDHCIASSIWSASWEEVRDESISFAEEILGMEREK; encoded by the coding sequence ATGATTTGGCTTTTGGGCGTTATACTGCCTTTCCTCTTTTTATTGATCATTTATTTGCTGGGCCCAAAACCTGAAGCCCCTCAGTATGATCTCGACCTACCTAAGCTGCCTTCCCATTTATTTGAAATATCAGAAGAGATAGCTGCACGTGAGGCTGATATTGACAATATCCGCCCAGACAATGAAGCCCGTATCATTTGGTCAGACGTTCAGGCAGAGAAAACCGAATATGCTATTGTTTATCTACATGGATTTTCAGCCAGTTTAGGGGATGGCGATCCGGTTCATAAGGCATTTGCCGAATATTTTTCCTGCAACCTGTACCTGCCCCGATTGCATGCACATGGATTAACTAGCGAAGAACCTCTGCTCGATTTTCAACAGGAAGAGTTTCTGAAGTCGGCGGTAGAAGCTTTTGCAGTGGGAAAAAGGATCGGTGAAAAAGTGATTTTGATGGGGACTTCTACCGGTGCAAGCATCGCCCTTTATTTGGCCGCTCATTTCCCTGATATTCATGGCTTGATCCTGCTCTCTCCCAATGTGGAACTTTTCGACAAAAAAACCTGGTTATTGAGTCGCCCCTGGGGATTGCAAATTGCTCGTATGGTTTTGCGGGATAAGTATAGAAGAAGTGAAACCAAAGAGGATAAGCAAAGTCCATATTGGGACAATTTTTACCGATTAGAAGCGGCCGTACAATTAAAAAGTATGATCGAGCACACCATGTCCGCCAAAATATTTAAAGGAGTAAAACAGCCCTGTTTCGTAGGATATTACTATAAAAATGAGGAAGAACAGGATAAAACTGTATCTGTTCCGCATATCCTGAGCATGTATGAATCTTTGGGAACTGATCCGGAATGGAAAAGGCTTCGAAATTTTCCGGAAGCCGGAGATCACTGTATAGCCTCCTCTATTTGGTCTGCCTCCTGGGAGGAGGTTCGGGATGAAAGTATAAGCTTTGCGGAAGAAATTCTGGGAATGGAAAGAGAGAAATAA